A single genomic interval of bacterium harbors:
- a CDS encoding DUF3800 domain-containing protein, which produces MDEGELQMSWLLFLDESGHDHKNTPYEIRGGIALRADRIWPFVRQMRNLEGSIFGEERHNFGIEIKGAKLPNRPRYRMARGIEPLDHEERRNLCLSLLRRQDNIPRGNELFAYAQANIELARGIFQILVDNEAKIFASAIPRGVIKEEDLFDEVLLRKDYVFLFERYFYFLERENQTGLIVMDETDKKQDKLFIKQIQKYFTSTQNGRYRSSRIVPLPFFVSSDLIYPIQAADVCIYCINWGFRLPFLGMSAEHRQEISDDFGSWLSRLQYRGDRTLDDGSTHNIYGIVFVPDPYSPRV; this is translated from the coding sequence GTGGATGAAGGGGAACTTCAAATGAGTTGGTTGTTATTCCTTGATGAAAGCGGGCATGACCATAAAAATACACCCTACGAGATAAGGGGTGGGATTGCTTTACGCGCTGACAGGATATGGCCGTTTGTCAGGCAGATGAGAAATCTTGAAGGTTCAATATTCGGAGAAGAGCGTCACAACTTTGGTATAGAAATAAAGGGTGCGAAACTGCCCAATCGACCAAGATACAGGATGGCAAGAGGTATTGAACCGCTTGATCACGAAGAAAGGAGAAACCTCTGTTTATCTTTATTGCGAAGACAAGATAATATACCAAGAGGAAACGAATTATTTGCTTATGCACAAGCCAATATTGAATTAGCACGGGGCATTTTCCAAATTCTTGTTGACAATGAAGCAAAAATATTTGCTTCTGCAATTCCAAGAGGAGTTATTAAAGAAGAAGATCTATTTGATGAGGTACTGCTAAGAAAGGACTATGTGTTTTTGTTTGAAAGGTATTTTTACTTTTTAGAGAGGGAAAATCAAACTGGACTTATTGTAATGGATGAGACTGATAAAAAGCAGGACAAATTATTTATTAAACAGATACAAAAGTACTTTACTAGCACACAAAACGGAAGATACAGAAGTTCAAGAATTGTACCTCTACCCTTTTTTGTGTCATCAGATTTGATTTACCCTATTCAGGCGGCAGATGTATGTATTTATTGCATAAACTGGGGCTTTCGATTGCCTTTTCTAGGTATGAGTGCTGAACATAGACAAGAAATTAGTGACGATTTTGGCTCTTGGTTGTCGCGTTTACAGTATAGGGGTGATCGTACTTTAGATGATGGATCAACTCATAATATCTATGGAATTGTCTTTGTGCCGGACCCATACAGTCCGAGGGTATAA
- a CDS encoding HAD hydrolase family protein, producing MSEKITFPGEGRVADLAERARRVRLVVMDVDGVLTAGGMISDSGGVPVKIFNVKDGLGLYLLGRVGIKRAIVTGKSSRAVEKRAEELELEYCIQGALDKGPAVRELLRAADCAQDGLCYIGDDLNDLPGLVLAGLACCPADAAPDVRGLVHYVCAADGGRGAVREVCELILRARGEWDAVVERWMKGNFK from the coding sequence ATGTCTGAAAAAATCACCTTCCCCGGCGAGGGTCGGGTCGCCGACCTGGCGGAGCGCGCCCGGCGGGTGCGCCTCGTGGTCATGGACGTGGACGGCGTCCTCACCGCCGGCGGGATGATCTCCGACTCGGGCGGCGTCCCGGTGAAAATCTTTAACGTCAAGGACGGGCTAGGGCTCTACCTCCTGGGTCGGGTGGGGATCAAGCGGGCGATCGTCACCGGCAAATCCAGCCGGGCGGTGGAAAAACGGGCGGAGGAGCTGGAACTGGAGTACTGCATCCAGGGCGCGCTGGACAAGGGGCCGGCGGTGCGGGAGCTCCTGCGGGCGGCGGACTGTGCCCAAGACGGGCTCTGCTACATCGGCGACGACCTGAACGACCTTCCGGGCCTGGTTCTCGCCGGGCTGGCCTGCTGCCCCGCCGACGCCGCCCCCGACGTGCGCGGGCTCGTGCATTACGTCTGCGCTGCGGACGGTGGGCGGGGCGCCGTGCGCGAGGTTTGCGAGCTCATCCTGCGCGCCCGCGGGGAGTGGGACGCGGTGGTTGAGCGGTGGATGAAGGGGAACTTCAAATGA
- the kdsA gene encoding 3-deoxy-8-phosphooctulonate synthase — MEPRRQFNVGPVELGRDLVFIAGPCVVEDRDSTLRVAERLADLAMERGCGLIFKSSYDKANRTGGESFRGPGLEEGLRVLVEVREATGLPVLTDVHSPEEARAAGEVVDCLQVPAFLCRQTDLITACALTGKPVNVKKGQFLAPDDTRHIVAKLTAAGCDRIILTERGYAFGYHDLVVDLRSLAVMRETGALVCYDATHSLQQPGGSSGQTGGLRAFVPPLARAAAAFGVDALFAETHPDPSRAKSDPATVWPLDGFGRLMDQVLAVDGLRRELEKLFPDV, encoded by the coding sequence ATGGAACCTCGAAGACAGTTCAACGTCGGTCCGGTGGAGCTCGGTCGGGATCTGGTCTTCATCGCCGGCCCGTGCGTCGTCGAGGACCGCGACTCGACCCTGCGGGTGGCGGAGCGTCTCGCCGACCTGGCGATGGAGCGCGGCTGCGGCCTTATTTTTAAATCAAGCTACGACAAGGCGAACCGGACCGGCGGGGAGAGTTTCCGCGGCCCCGGCCTGGAAGAAGGGTTGCGCGTGCTCGTCGAGGTCCGGGAGGCGACCGGCCTGCCGGTGCTCACCGACGTCCACTCCCCCGAGGAGGCCCGGGCGGCGGGGGAGGTCGTGGACTGCCTCCAGGTGCCGGCGTTCCTCTGTCGCCAGACCGACCTCATCACCGCCTGCGCCCTCACGGGCAAGCCGGTGAACGTGAAGAAGGGGCAGTTCCTCGCCCCCGACGACACCCGGCACATCGTCGCCAAGCTGACGGCGGCGGGTTGCGACCGGATCATCCTCACCGAGCGCGGCTACGCCTTCGGCTACCACGACCTGGTGGTGGACTTGCGCTCGCTGGCGGTGATGCGGGAGACCGGAGCCCTGGTCTGTTACGACGCGACGCACTCGCTGCAGCAGCCGGGCGGATCTTCCGGTCAGACCGGCGGGCTGCGCGCGTTCGTCCCGCCGCTGGCCCGGGCCGCCGCGGCTTTCGGCGTGGACGCCCTCTTCGCCGAGACGCACCCCGACCCTTCGCGGGCGAAGTCCGATCCGGCCACCGTCTGGCCGCTGGACGGCTTCGGCCGGCTGATGGACCAAGTTCTGGCGGTGGACGGGCTGCGGCGCGAGCTGGAGAAGCTCTTTCCCGATGTCTGA
- a CDS encoding uracil-DNA glycosylase, whose translation MGGLGSLLAEQLALWARVGLMYLPRPIPAPSLEIPEPAAKPEKIVTKSDDGVASLTVLPPEGDLFSGKPESWPDLAACQADAAGCTKCELSRTRLSVVFGEGAPDARLMFIGEAPGADEDAQGRPFVGRAGKLLDKMIAAMGLRREEVYIANILKCRPPGNRDPLPAEAAACRPYLEAQINLIVPEFVCCLGRHAAIRLLGREEPISRLRGAIHRYNERTRVIVTYHPAYCLRNPDSKRDVWQDLQIVMGELGLEPPRR comes from the coding sequence GTGGGCGGCCTCGGCTCACTCCTGGCGGAACAGTTGGCCCTCTGGGCGAGGGTGGGTCTGATGTACCTCCCCCGGCCCATCCCCGCGCCTTCTTTGGAAATCCCCGAGCCGGCCGCGAAGCCGGAAAAAATAGTAACGAAAAGCGACGACGGGGTGGCCTCTCTGACCGTCCTGCCGCCCGAGGGCGACCTCTTCTCCGGGAAGCCCGAGTCGTGGCCCGACCTCGCCGCCTGCCAGGCCGACGCCGCCGGGTGTACGAAGTGCGAGCTCTCCCGGACCCGGTTGAGCGTGGTTTTCGGCGAGGGGGCGCCCGACGCGCGGCTGATGTTCATCGGCGAGGCCCCGGGAGCGGACGAGGACGCCCAGGGCCGTCCTTTCGTGGGCCGGGCCGGGAAGCTCCTGGATAAAATGATCGCGGCGATGGGCCTCCGGCGGGAGGAGGTTTACATCGCCAACATCCTGAAGTGCCGGCCGCCGGGCAACCGGGACCCGCTGCCCGCCGAGGCGGCCGCCTGCCGGCCTTACCTGGAGGCCCAGATTAACCTCATCGTGCCGGAGTTCGTCTGCTGCCTGGGCCGCCATGCCGCCATCCGCCTCCTGGGACGTGAGGAGCCCATCTCCCGGCTCCGGGGCGCCATCCATCGCTACAACGAGCGCACCCGGGTCATCGTCACCTACCACCCGGCCTACTGCCTGCGCAACCCCGACTCCAAGCGCGACGTGTGGCAGGACCTGCAGATCGTCATGGGCGAACTGGGACTCGAACCCCCGCGCCGGTAG
- a CDS encoding glutamine synthetase beta-grasp domain-containing protein, which translates to MYKFDFTHETSAEEIKKRFKEEEITTVDLKYVDLPGRWHHVTLPVEFLDEKVFTRGVGFDGSAIAGFQRKVTGGDMVLIPDKTTAMEDVFWEEPCASFICDCCAAGTGEPFPGDPRQVAKRALA; encoded by the coding sequence ATGTACAAGTTCGACTTCACCCACGAGACCTCGGCCGAGGAGATTAAAAAGCGCTTCAAGGAGGAGGAAATCACCACGGTGGACCTGAAGTACGTGGACCTCCCCGGCCGCTGGCACCACGTGACCCTCCCGGTGGAGTTCCTCGACGAGAAGGTTTTCACCCGGGGGGTGGGCTTCGACGGCTCGGCCATCGCCGGCTTCCAGCGAAAAGTCACCGGCGGGGACATGGTGCTCATCCCGGACAAGACCACGGCGATGGAGGACGTATTCTGGGAGGAGCCGTGCGCCAGCTTCATCTGCGACTGCTGCGCCGCGGGGACCGGCGAGCCCTTCCCCGGCGATCCCCGGCAGGTCGCCAAGCGGGCTCTGGCCTAG